A window of the Bradyrhizobium ottawaense genome harbors these coding sequences:
- a CDS encoding HlyD family type I secretion periplasmic adaptor subunit, whose amino-acid sequence MESPSPAAREPAAANPPRVRGPIIAPDDPSLLAMPKPAMVSAASHERPPLHVEAPSLAPSSATDKAATESRSTRALEKCRRGLVAGAAFLINRDGAAEDVPGEGIVQRAGRAFEIELRTGLRALLVIGILAGGWMTLMPLAGAVVVPGNLVVQSNVKTIQHPTGGVVEEIPVHNGMRVRSGDLLLRLNATQAKASLQVVSKQLDEARARVARLTAERDGLPRPAVPAELSGRLDDSNVKTLLASEASLFRARATARDSQKDLLQSRVSQLGEEIGGLEAQVASKARQIELITGELSGVQELYDKHLVPLTRLTTLQRESARIEGERGQLTSSIAETKAKIGEAQLQIVKLDQDFRTDVVKELGEAQGKEAELSERGVAARDVLERIELRAPTSGVIHQLAAHTLGGVIRAGDAIMEIVPDSDDLQIEARLQPNDIDQVRTGQQAYVRFSAFNQRTTPQIAGQVAFVSPDISHDQQTNAPYFTVRIMLPDEERHRLAGLQLVSGMPAEVFMQTGSRTMFSYLFKPIFDQLQRAFVER is encoded by the coding sequence ATGGAAAGTCCCAGCCCGGCGGCGCGTGAGCCCGCGGCCGCGAACCCGCCGCGGGTGCGGGGACCGATCATCGCGCCGGACGATCCGTCGCTGCTCGCCATGCCGAAGCCGGCGATGGTATCAGCAGCCAGCCACGAACGGCCGCCGCTGCATGTCGAGGCCCCAAGCCTCGCGCCTTCGAGCGCAACCGACAAGGCGGCGACCGAAAGTCGCTCCACGCGCGCACTTGAGAAATGCCGCCGTGGCCTGGTTGCAGGTGCGGCGTTCCTGATCAACCGCGACGGCGCGGCCGAGGATGTTCCGGGCGAAGGGATCGTGCAGCGGGCCGGCCGGGCGTTCGAGATCGAATTGCGCACCGGGCTGCGGGCGCTGCTGGTGATCGGCATTCTGGCCGGCGGCTGGATGACGCTGATGCCGCTGGCCGGCGCTGTCGTGGTGCCCGGCAATCTGGTGGTGCAGTCCAACGTCAAGACCATTCAGCACCCGACCGGCGGCGTGGTCGAGGAGATTCCGGTCCATAACGGCATGCGTGTCAGGTCAGGTGATTTGCTGCTGCGGCTGAACGCGACCCAGGCGAAGGCCAGCCTTCAGGTGGTGAGCAAGCAGCTCGACGAAGCGCGGGCGCGCGTGGCGCGGCTGACCGCCGAGCGCGACGGCCTGCCGCGGCCGGCCGTGCCAGCGGAGCTGTCGGGGCGGCTGGACGACAGCAACGTCAAGACGCTGCTCGCCTCGGAGGCTTCGCTGTTTCGGGCGCGGGCGACCGCGCGCGACAGCCAGAAGGACCTGTTGCAGAGCCGGGTATCGCAGCTGGGCGAGGAGATTGGCGGCCTTGAGGCGCAGGTCGCCTCCAAGGCCCGGCAGATCGAACTGATTACCGGCGAACTCTCCGGCGTGCAGGAGCTCTACGACAAGCATCTGGTGCCGCTGACGCGGCTCACCACACTGCAGCGGGAGAGCGCGCGAATCGAAGGCGAGCGCGGGCAATTGACCTCATCGATCGCCGAGACCAAGGCGAAGATCGGCGAGGCGCAGTTGCAGATCGTCAAGCTTGACCAGGATTTCCGCACCGATGTCGTCAAGGAGCTGGGCGAGGCGCAGGGCAAGGAAGCCGAACTCTCGGAACGGGGCGTCGCCGCCAGGGACGTGCTCGAGCGCATCGAACTTCGCGCGCCGACCTCGGGCGTCATCCACCAACTGGCCGCCCACACCCTGGGCGGGGTTATCCGCGCCGGCGACGCCATTATGGAGATCGTGCCGGACTCAGACGATCTGCAGATCGAGGCGCGGCTGCAGCCGAACGATATCGATCAGGTCCGGACCGGTCAGCAGGCCTATGTCCGCTTTTCCGCGTTCAACCAGCGCACCACGCCGCAGATCGCCGGACAGGTCGCCTTCGTATCGCCCGATATCAGCCACGACCAGCAGACCAACGCGCCCTATTTCACGGTTCGGATCATGCTGCCGGACGAGGAACGCCACCGGCTGGCTGGCCTGCAACTGGTCTCGGGCATGCCTGCGGAAGTGTTCATGCAGACCGGCAGCCGGACCATGTTCAGCTATCTGTTCAAGCCGATTTTCGACCAGTTGCAGCGCGCCTTTGTCGAAAGGTGA
- a CDS encoding type I secretion system permease/ATPase, with translation MSIAQSHPQAAAPSRVISSLLSTLGADDPVAQALRESARRMIGVAVFSGVINILMLSGSLYMLQVYDRVIPSRNIATLLGLSLMVLFAYLVQGYFDAMRTRMLCRIATLFDGALQGSIHTALATLPLRGVKPVLMQQPLRDLDQVRGFMSSMGPTAFLDMPWIPVFLIALFLFHPAIGITALLGTAGIIAMTLLTERISRGAARAAMDMSAQRQVLADTTQRNAEIIRALGMTDRLTLRWSLANERYLRENIRATDVYANLGASAKVLRFILQSGMLGIGAYLVVADRASGGIMIASSIMMGRALAPVEIALGSWKQLVAARQGLTRLRDICRATAPPVAPPVLLPRPSRELSVQNLAVTAPGSATAIVSNVSFSLKAGAGLALLGASASGKTSLSKALVGIWPAQHGVVRLDGATLDQWRNADLGRHIGYLPQDVALFDGTVAENICRFDDEATSEDILKAARIAGVHDLILRLPEGYATRIGEGGMSLSAGQRQRIGLARAVFGDPFLIVLDEPNANLDADGENALTRAIGLLRQNRSIVIVISHRPSALSVLDMTMVLYEGKAIAFGPSDEVFARVRSATGQAAAARRVESPSSAKADRRAVLAESVAS, from the coding sequence ATGAGTATTGCTCAAAGCCATCCGCAGGCAGCTGCGCCGTCCCGTGTCATCTCGAGCCTGCTATCGACGCTGGGCGCCGACGATCCCGTGGCGCAGGCGTTGCGCGAGAGCGCGCGGCGCATGATCGGCGTCGCCGTCTTCAGCGGCGTCATCAACATCCTGATGTTGTCGGGCTCGCTCTATATGCTGCAGGTCTATGACCGCGTGATTCCGAGCCGCAACATCGCGACCCTGCTCGGCCTGTCCCTGATGGTGCTGTTCGCCTATCTGGTGCAGGGATATTTCGATGCGATGCGGACGCGGATGCTGTGCCGGATCGCCACGCTGTTCGACGGCGCCTTGCAGGGATCGATCCACACTGCGCTCGCTACCCTGCCGCTTCGCGGCGTCAAGCCGGTACTGATGCAGCAGCCGTTGCGCGACCTCGACCAGGTGCGCGGTTTCATGTCGAGCATGGGACCGACCGCGTTCCTCGATATGCCGTGGATCCCGGTATTCCTGATCGCATTGTTTCTGTTTCATCCGGCCATCGGAATCACCGCGCTGCTCGGCACCGCTGGTATCATTGCCATGACATTGCTGACCGAGCGGATTTCGCGCGGCGCGGCGCGGGCGGCGATGGACATGAGCGCGCAGCGGCAGGTGCTGGCGGATACCACCCAGCGTAATGCCGAAATCATTCGTGCGCTCGGCATGACGGATCGATTGACCCTGCGCTGGTCGCTGGCCAATGAGCGTTATCTGCGGGAGAACATCCGCGCCACCGACGTCTACGCCAATCTCGGCGCGAGCGCGAAAGTGCTGCGCTTCATCCTGCAATCGGGAATGCTCGGCATCGGCGCCTATCTGGTAGTGGCTGACCGGGCATCGGGCGGCATCATGATTGCGTCGTCGATCATGATGGGCCGCGCGCTGGCGCCGGTCGAGATCGCGCTCGGAAGCTGGAAGCAACTGGTTGCCGCGCGGCAGGGGCTCACGCGCCTGCGCGATATCTGCAGGGCGACTGCGCCGCCTGTCGCGCCACCGGTCCTGCTGCCGCGTCCCAGCCGCGAATTGTCGGTACAGAACCTCGCGGTGACGGCGCCGGGCTCCGCCACGGCCATCGTGTCGAACGTCTCGTTCTCGCTGAAGGCCGGCGCGGGATTGGCGCTGCTAGGCGCCAGTGCCTCAGGCAAGACCTCGCTCTCGAAGGCGCTGGTCGGAATCTGGCCGGCGCAGCACGGCGTGGTGCGGCTCGACGGCGCCACGCTGGATCAATGGCGTAACGCGGATCTCGGCCGTCATATCGGCTATCTTCCGCAAGACGTGGCGCTGTTTGACGGCACCGTGGCCGAAAACATCTGCCGCTTCGACGACGAGGCGACCTCCGAAGACATTTTGAAGGCCGCGCGGATCGCAGGCGTACACGACCTCATCCTGCGCCTGCCGGAGGGTTACGCGACACGAATAGGTGAGGGCGGCATGTCGCTGTCGGCGGGACAGCGGCAAAGGATCGGGCTGGCGCGCGCCGTTTTTGGCGATCCTTTCCTGATCGTGCTCGACGAGCCCAACGCCAACCTTGATGCCGACGGCGAAAATGCCCTGACCCGTGCGATCGGGCTGCTGCGCCAGAACCGAAGCATCGTCATCGTGATCTCGCATCGTCCGAGCGCGCTGTCCGTGCTGGACATGACGATGGTGCTCTACGAAGGCAAGGCGATCGCGTTCGGTCCCAGCGATGAAGTCTTTGCGCGGGTCCGCAGCGCAACGGGCCAGGCTGCGGCGGCAAGGCGGGTGGAGTCCCCGTCATCGGCGAAAGCGGACCGTCGCGCGGTGCTGGCCGAGAGTGTTGCGTCATGA
- a CDS encoding ethylbenzene dehydrogenase-related protein: MRPRRTDYGTIILHWLFVAAFAVALFSGLRIATEAPDRTWINLFDVLLPRNSVWTAHMQAAVVLVALTLAYIVYVIKAGLGRRIQLDRVRLRGLFGRGQSRLSAVNACLYWIFFVTMLALLVSGGLLYFGLYSGYDVAMLHWVGTWVILAFAVLHVVTHYKSGGASQLLRIFRPAPLPAPPPRLDAVELLNLLMEQQAAHPIQPRGDFGADRATEADPAPRENARKARSKSPTLQANAFVVAAAVAITGASMIMAADRMSVDHLQIHRITPAEAPTLDGDTSDRAWRSVKPFALITGEGGNFDGKGESRIEIRAVQDGTWAYFLFTWEDPTRSLKHLPLVKEADGWHLLRTGYDIGDEHDYNEDKFSVLLTTSDGTLAGDRTFHAGPHPIPNAPATMTGRGLHFTESGYVDVWQWKATSGGPTGWMDDAHIGPPVDPTPMQAANIIPYRGGFAPDPGTVNYRDNFTVVADTADGTTRSRLIAPLRLPRDVAAMAAAMGNIDLDPNHGESEGARWFMTEAETVPYSADADAQLPIGTVIPGVIVDGEFSGDRADIRCAARWASGHWALEVARRLDTGSEYDVPIRSGVFMRVAAFDHSQIRHTRHVRPIRIEVE, translated from the coding sequence GTGAGGCCGCGCAGGACCGATTACGGTACGATCATCCTGCACTGGTTGTTCGTCGCGGCATTCGCCGTGGCGCTGTTCAGCGGCTTGCGCATCGCGACGGAAGCGCCCGACCGAACCTGGATCAATCTGTTCGACGTCTTGTTGCCGCGCAACAGCGTGTGGACGGCGCACATGCAGGCCGCCGTGGTGCTGGTCGCGTTGACGCTCGCCTACATCGTCTATGTGATCAAGGCCGGCCTCGGCCGACGCATCCAGCTCGACAGGGTTCGCCTGCGCGGCCTGTTCGGCCGCGGGCAATCGAGACTGAGCGCCGTCAACGCCTGTCTTTACTGGATATTCTTCGTGACCATGCTGGCGCTGCTCGTCAGCGGCGGCCTGCTCTATTTCGGACTTTACTCCGGCTATGACGTCGCCATGCTGCATTGGGTGGGGACCTGGGTGATCCTCGCCTTCGCCGTGCTGCATGTGGTCACGCACTACAAGAGCGGCGGTGCGTCGCAGCTCCTGCGCATCTTCCGTCCTGCGCCGCTGCCGGCGCCGCCGCCGCGGCTCGATGCCGTCGAACTGCTGAACCTGCTGATGGAGCAGCAAGCCGCGCATCCGATTCAACCGCGCGGTGATTTCGGCGCCGACCGAGCGACAGAAGCCGACCCTGCCCCGCGAGAAAACGCCCGCAAGGCAAGATCGAAAAGCCCGACACTGCAGGCCAATGCGTTCGTCGTCGCCGCCGCCGTGGCGATAACAGGTGCTTCGATGATCATGGCCGCCGATCGAATGTCCGTGGATCATCTGCAGATTCACCGGATCACGCCTGCAGAGGCCCCGACGCTGGACGGCGACACCTCGGACCGGGCGTGGCGGTCGGTCAAACCGTTCGCGCTGATCACAGGCGAAGGCGGCAATTTCGACGGCAAGGGCGAAAGCCGGATCGAGATTCGCGCGGTGCAGGACGGCACCTGGGCGTATTTCCTGTTCACATGGGAAGACCCGACGCGCTCGCTGAAACATCTCCCGCTGGTCAAGGAAGCCGATGGATGGCACCTGCTCCGCACCGGCTACGACATCGGCGACGAGCATGATTACAACGAGGACAAATTCTCGGTGCTGCTGACCACGTCCGATGGCACACTGGCGGGAGACCGCACCTTCCACGCCGGACCGCATCCGATTCCGAACGCGCCGGCCACCATGACGGGCCGCGGGCTTCACTTCACGGAATCCGGCTATGTCGACGTCTGGCAGTGGAAGGCGACCAGCGGCGGCCCGACCGGCTGGATGGACGACGCCCATATCGGACCGCCGGTGGATCCGACGCCGATGCAGGCGGCCAACATCATTCCCTACAGAGGCGGCTTCGCCCCGGACCCCGGCACGGTCAACTACCGGGACAATTTCACGGTCGTTGCCGACACGGCGGACGGCACCACGCGCAGCCGCCTGATCGCGCCGCTTCGCCTGCCCAGGGATGTCGCGGCGATGGCGGCAGCGATGGGAAATATCGACCTCGACCCCAATCACGGCGAGAGCGAAGGCGCACGCTGGTTCATGACCGAAGCGGAAACCGTTCCCTATTCCGCAGATGCCGACGCCCAGCTTCCGATCGGCACGGTGATCCCCGGCGTCATCGTGGACGGCGAGTTCTCCGGCGACCGCGCCGACATCCGATGCGCGGCGCGCTGGGCTTCCGGCCATTGGGCGCTCGAAGTCGCGCGCCGGCTCGATACCGGCAGCGAATATGACGTACCGATCCGAAGCGGCGTCTTCATGCGGGTCGCGGCCTTCGATCACAGCCAGATCCGGCATACGCGCCACGTCCGGCCAATCCGTATTGAGGTGGAATGA
- a CDS encoding 2Fe-2S iron-sulfur cluster-binding protein, producing MMRKICKVTVNDEPYLANCGELLLDWALMNGVDLPHDCRAGVCGSCRVRLVGGAVFGGHTPGDEMIHACQARIASDLAIATEATPDPVALAADVAGIVRLAPDVMGVDVELPKPLDYLPGQYCKLQFRGLPARSYSPTYPLEGRSDDRLLHFHVRVLSDGMVSPALGRTIRAGHRVKLTGPYGSAFFREGHPGRIVLVASGTGFAPMWSVAVAAIMERPQRELVFIVAARNIRSLYMHAALCRLALFPNVTIIPLVSEPQSVSHAVRSGRPTEHLPQLSPDDVVYTAGAPAMTDSVARIAQAARARCYTDPFVADASLSGQTSLMTRFAGWLNQPRAKPLTPITPQRQHGTAPGTRHASAVGAR from the coding sequence ATGATGCGAAAGATCTGCAAGGTAACGGTCAACGACGAGCCTTATCTGGCGAACTGCGGCGAACTGCTACTGGACTGGGCCTTGATGAACGGCGTCGATCTTCCGCACGACTGCCGCGCCGGCGTCTGCGGCAGTTGCCGCGTGCGCCTGGTCGGCGGCGCGGTGTTCGGCGGCCACACGCCGGGCGACGAGATGATCCACGCCTGCCAGGCGCGGATCGCCTCCGACCTCGCGATCGCGACTGAGGCCACACCCGATCCCGTCGCACTGGCGGCGGACGTGGCAGGGATCGTCCGATTAGCGCCTGACGTGATGGGCGTGGATGTGGAATTGCCGAAACCGCTCGACTACCTCCCCGGCCAATATTGCAAGCTGCAGTTTCGCGGCCTGCCGGCGAGATCCTATAGCCCGACCTATCCGCTGGAAGGCCGTTCGGACGATCGCTTGCTGCACTTTCACGTCCGTGTCCTGTCCGACGGGATGGTGTCCCCGGCGCTAGGCCGCACCATCCGCGCCGGGCACCGCGTCAAGCTGACGGGCCCTTACGGAAGCGCGTTTTTCCGGGAAGGTCACCCCGGCCGTATTGTCCTCGTTGCCAGCGGCACCGGTTTCGCCCCGATGTGGTCGGTGGCGGTCGCGGCGATCATGGAACGGCCGCAACGCGAACTGGTCTTCATCGTGGCGGCGCGGAACATCCGGTCGCTTTACATGCACGCCGCGCTGTGCCGGCTGGCACTGTTTCCGAACGTCACCATCATTCCCCTGGTGTCGGAGCCGCAAAGCGTTTCGCACGCCGTGCGCAGCGGCAGACCGACCGAGCATTTGCCACAACTATCACCCGACGACGTCGTCTACACCGCGGGCGCGCCTGCGATGACCGACAGCGTGGCGCGGATAGCGCAAGCCGCGCGCGCCCGCTGTTACACCGATCCCTTTGTTGCGGACGCCAGCCTTTCCGGCCAGACCAGCCTGATGACGCGCTTCGCCGGCTGGCTCAACCAGCCACGCGCCAAGCCGCTCACGCCGATCACGCCGCAGCGCCAGCACGGAACGGCGCCGGGAACTCGGCACGCATCGGCTGTCGGGGCGCGCTAA
- a CDS encoding MBL fold metallo-hydrolase encodes MFGFRRDLKGHWVQLRIHRGTREIGGTCVELESSGQRILLDLGLPLNATDLASTPLPDVDGLAEGKPSLLAIVLSHGHRDHWGLVPKVSRQIPVVMGKATESIMRAAADFVPDAIALNAAQYLEHGKRIQLGPFAILPHLVDHSGFDAYAVEVEANGKRLFYSGDLRAHGRKGKLFEALVNTPPRNVDTMLMEGSSLGRLADDQAFLTEQALEERFIDRFRSTEGMALVACSAQNIDRVVTVYRAAKQAGRTLIVDAYAAEVLKATGHDSIPKPAPGWSNLAVYIPQSQRVQLLKKNIAPLVDSYRGFRLWPEQLAQQASRSVMLFRGWMMRDLDRAKALQGARVFWSQWDGYLGAGGSGEALKADCDSRGIPFETIHTSGHASPGDLKRLASAIVPKRLIPIHTFQRERFPDLFDNVVLVDDGKWINV; translated from the coding sequence GTGTTCGGCTTCCGGCGCGATCTAAAAGGACATTGGGTGCAGCTACGAATTCATCGGGGAACACGAGAAATTGGCGGCACATGTGTCGAACTGGAAAGCTCCGGCCAGCGCATTTTGCTCGACCTGGGGCTGCCGCTCAATGCCACCGATCTCGCATCCACGCCGCTTCCCGACGTCGATGGGCTTGCGGAAGGCAAGCCGAGCCTGCTCGCGATTGTTCTGTCGCACGGACACCGGGACCATTGGGGGCTTGTCCCGAAGGTCAGCCGCCAGATTCCTGTCGTTATGGGGAAGGCGACCGAAAGTATCATGCGGGCGGCGGCCGACTTTGTGCCTGACGCGATCGCGCTGAATGCGGCGCAATATCTGGAGCACGGAAAACGAATCCAGCTTGGCCCTTTCGCGATCCTGCCGCATCTGGTCGATCACTCCGGATTCGATGCCTATGCCGTGGAGGTCGAGGCAAACGGCAAGCGCCTGTTCTATTCCGGCGATCTGCGCGCGCACGGTCGCAAGGGCAAGCTGTTCGAAGCGCTCGTCAATACGCCGCCTCGCAACGTCGATACGATGTTGATGGAGGGCTCCAGCCTCGGGCGCCTGGCGGACGATCAAGCATTTCTGACGGAGCAAGCGCTGGAAGAGCGCTTCATCGATCGCTTCAGGTCAACGGAGGGGATGGCCCTCGTCGCTTGCTCCGCCCAAAATATCGATCGAGTGGTGACCGTGTATCGTGCGGCAAAGCAGGCCGGCCGGACTCTGATCGTCGATGCCTATGCGGCGGAGGTCCTGAAAGCCACCGGACACGACAGCATTCCAAAGCCCGCTCCCGGCTGGTCGAATCTGGCCGTCTATATTCCCCAGAGCCAGCGCGTGCAGTTGCTGAAGAAGAACATCGCGCCTCTCGTCGACAGCTATCGCGGCTTCAGACTGTGGCCGGAGCAACTGGCGCAACAAGCCTCGCGATCGGTCATGCTGTTTCGCGGCTGGATGATGCGTGATCTTGATCGGGCTAAGGCCTTGCAGGGCGCCAGGGTGTTCTGGTCCCAGTGGGACGGCTATCTGGGCGCAGGCGGCTCAGGCGAGGCGCTCAAGGCGGACTGCGACAGCCGCGGTATCCCGTTCGAGACGATCCACACCTCCGGACACGCAAGCCCCGGCGACCTGAAGCGGCTGGCTTCGGCGATCGTACCGAAACGGCTCATTCCGATTCACACGTTTCAGCGGGAACGGTTTCCGGATCTTTTCGACAATGTCGTACTCGTTGACGACGGGAAATGGATCAACGTCTAG
- a CDS encoding metallophosphoesterase family protein, with product MILATWLTDALPCWIQTRPGEIYTLWNISKKYLSGTGPPGRVICRTAQWICFMNGSIVFAIGDIHGCFDKLKTLLAVCDLVGDGRDARFVLIGDYIDRGPDSRKVIDFLIRKQVPEPDRFICLRGNHEDMLIASAHSDRTDRDLMNWWANGGEQTLDSYGVNDPSALPADHLAWIKALPVQFSDLNRLYVHAGIRPGLPLAEQSERDLLCIREPFLSSDASHGSFVVHGHTPTKSRLPDLRPNRLNLDTGACFGGPLTAAMFTADRLLPALFVNSDGNVWRPASVPSTI from the coding sequence ATGATTTTGGCGACGTGGCTTACCGATGCGCTACCTTGCTGGATTCAAACGAGGCCCGGAGAAATTTACACGTTATGGAATATTTCGAAAAAATATTTATCTGGTACCGGACCTCCTGGCCGTGTCATCTGCCGCACCGCGCAATGGATTTGCTTCATGAATGGCTCGATCGTCTTTGCAATTGGCGATATTCACGGGTGTTTTGACAAACTGAAAACGCTGTTGGCGGTCTGCGATCTGGTCGGCGACGGACGAGACGCTCGCTTTGTGCTGATCGGGGACTATATCGATCGGGGCCCCGACTCCAGAAAGGTCATAGACTTTTTAATCCGGAAGCAGGTTCCCGAACCGGATCGCTTCATCTGCCTTCGGGGCAACCACGAGGACATGCTGATCGCAAGCGCCCACAGCGATCGCACCGACCGGGATCTCATGAATTGGTGGGCAAATGGCGGCGAACAGACTCTCGATAGCTACGGTGTCAATGATCCGAGCGCCCTTCCTGCCGATCACCTCGCCTGGATCAAGGCACTGCCGGTGCAATTCAGCGATTTGAACAGGCTGTACGTACACGCAGGCATTCGACCGGGACTGCCGCTCGCGGAGCAATCCGAGAGAGATCTGCTTTGCATACGTGAGCCGTTTCTTTCGTCTGACGCCAGCCATGGTTCGTTCGTCGTGCACGGCCATACTCCCACAAAGTCGAGACTTCCGGACCTGCGTCCGAACCGGCTCAACCTGGATACCGGCGCCTGCTTCGGCGGCCCGCTGACAGCGGCGATGTTCACGGCTGATAGACTGCTGCCCGCCCTGTTTGTGAACAGTGATGGAAATGTCTGGCGCCCCGCATCCGTGCCCAGCACGATCTAA
- a CDS encoding MBL fold metallo-hydrolase produces the protein MPFWTCEQCGAQFPDSDVPPAACLVCEDERQYVNWKGQTWLSREQFAKSHRLVWRDDLGIPGIGVEPGFAIGQRALLVPEADGCVMWDCVPLVTPEAVEYVRSLGGLKAIAISHPHYYGAVADWSEAFGGVPVYLHGDDRGFVTRSHPAIVPWSGDSHRLSDDILLVRTGGHFAGGTILHWRAGAAGQGALLTGDVAMVAMDRRSLSFMYSYPNYIPLNAAAVQRIAHAVAPLTFDRIYGAWWGRNIGSDAKAAFEMSVRRYLATISDQA, from the coding sequence ATGCCGTTCTGGACCTGCGAACAATGTGGTGCCCAGTTTCCCGACAGCGACGTGCCGCCGGCGGCGTGTTTGGTCTGCGAGGACGAGCGGCAATATGTGAACTGGAAGGGCCAGACATGGCTCTCGCGCGAACAATTCGCGAAAAGTCACCGGCTGGTGTGGCGCGACGATCTCGGCATTCCCGGTATCGGCGTCGAGCCGGGCTTTGCGATCGGGCAACGTGCGCTGCTGGTGCCCGAGGCCGACGGCTGCGTGATGTGGGATTGCGTGCCGCTCGTCACGCCGGAAGCCGTGGAGTATGTCCGCTCGCTGGGTGGCCTGAAGGCGATTGCGATTTCGCACCCGCATTATTATGGCGCGGTCGCCGACTGGAGCGAGGCGTTCGGCGGCGTGCCGGTTTATCTGCATGGCGACGATCGCGGCTTTGTCACGCGGTCGCATCCCGCCATCGTGCCGTGGAGTGGCGATAGCCACCGGCTGTCGGACGACATCCTGCTGGTGCGGACCGGCGGCCATTTTGCCGGCGGCACCATCCTTCATTGGCGCGCGGGCGCGGCAGGGCAGGGCGCGCTGCTCACCGGCGATGTCGCGATGGTGGCGATGGATCGCCGCTCCCTGAGCTTCATGTATAGCTACCCGAACTACATTCCCCTCAACGCGGCGGCGGTGCAGCGAATTGCGCACGCGGTCGCGCCGCTCACGTTCGATCGCATCTATGGCGCGTGGTGGGGAAGAAACATCGGCAGCGATGCGAAGGCTGCCTTCGAGATGTCGGTCCGGCGATACCTCGCGACGATTTCCGATCAGGCGTGA
- a CDS encoding IclR family transcriptional regulator domain-containing protein, with the protein MSSSVWLRGGATTDTDIRWWRPFVERLFRAKQQSWSTMSQFTRQHNWPIGLAKVRGAVVVLLHSTAPQSPLSFERAGYNRTYPLIPSALGQAYLAFCPAEERRRLIRELLPEAELAVLGMRDARALEAHLAVVRRRGYAVTLSPRPFKVLGLAVPVRQGRQVIACLVMRFPRSVMTHEQAADRYLGPLNTTARTIVAALAAQDSAS; encoded by the coding sequence ATGTCGTCATCAGTTTGGTTGCGGGGAGGCGCAACCACCGATACCGACATTCGCTGGTGGCGGCCATTTGTGGAGCGTTTGTTCCGAGCCAAACAGCAATCCTGGTCCACAATGAGCCAATTTACCCGCCAACACAATTGGCCGATCGGGCTCGCCAAGGTCCGGGGCGCCGTTGTGGTGCTTCTCCACAGCACCGCGCCGCAAAGTCCGCTGTCGTTCGAGCGAGCTGGATACAATCGGACCTATCCGCTCATACCCAGCGCGCTCGGGCAGGCCTACCTGGCCTTCTGCCCTGCGGAGGAACGACGGCGTTTGATCCGGGAGTTGCTTCCTGAAGCGGAGCTCGCCGTTTTGGGTATGCGCGACGCCCGAGCGCTCGAGGCGCATCTCGCCGTGGTTCGGCGCCGTGGCTACGCCGTGACATTGTCGCCCCGCCCCTTCAAGGTGCTTGGGCTCGCGGTTCCCGTGCGGCAGGGCCGCCAGGTGATCGCGTGTCTCGTGATGCGTTTTCCTCGATCGGTCATGACGCACGAACAGGCGGCCGATCGTTACCTTGGACCACTCAACACAACTGCGCGTACCATTGTTGCAGCGCTCGCAGCGCAGGACAGCGCAAGTTGA